A window of Pseudoalteromonas sp. MEBiC 03607 genomic DNA:
TTTTAAGTAAATCAATAACATAACGTGCTTGTGGGGTATCCGCTGGTCGATTGAAAATTAATAGGTTCGAGCTAGCACTAGCAGGAAGGCAAAAAAGCAATAAGACTAGCGCAAATCTGAGAAGCAGATATTTTGACAATGTGCATTCCTTGCGTGTTTAAAAAACCGCCGTTAATTTACTGGTATGTGCTACCAAAATCAAGGTTAATCGTATGGCATTAGGCTAAACAGACCAATAAAAAATGCTATACTGGTCACTATTATTTTTTAGTTGTTGTGAATATATGAGTTTTAATTTATGTAAGTTGCCACGAGAGCAAAAGTATCAAATACAACTGGACTATGAAGCCTCTTTTTGGGCTTACCAAATAAAGCGAGGTAAAAATACGCGGGAGGGGGTATATACAACAATTAACAGTCGCCCAATGTCAGAACAAGCATTTTTGAAACAGCAGTTTGAGCATTATCTTGCACTTATGAGCTGATATGACTGCGCTAAAGTT
This region includes:
- a CDS encoding DUF3283 family protein, which codes for MSFNLCKLPREQKYQIQLDYEASFWAYQIKRGKNTREGVYTTINSRPMSEQAFLKQQFEHYLALMS